From Passer domesticus isolate bPasDom1 chromosome 8, bPasDom1.hap1, whole genome shotgun sequence, a single genomic window includes:
- the STOX1 gene encoding storkhead-box protein 1 isoform X2 encodes MKLFAKMRNSSHLDFSRFLTKGWDVGNQTMLFLGNIFCTGDVTPAVMDPLLQPGSVPLAEEICWTISDMNADHVLVTQEALTEQLVKNYPGEGYFIVTPNTYFITHDATEDKRRILLEDSCCCSSPSITYLVNIKPCTDLVKESIPTVPCCRSCHCFPHQKMLCEQRHQQVMSHGSKGEGKRGCSELKSSIRTRGISTSAENHSWDAIKSLTSVKAKLKSKMFGLGLFWRSGSKKEKHKKEYSTFSGQFPPQEWPVRDEDDLDNIPCDIEHEIIKRVNPTLTVDNLIKHTILMQRFEEQKKCISKEKKYISNGTLAEVPTLRQNHLSKDCIQRAPSKTAKHTRKTKSKKKKQISRASRKSHIQKPTSQNVKLEGSFPLPIKNPEPPDAAVESHAIYKKQIKNPFQGLPWRPRSFHARGHQGGGNSRLKGQTQRGGRASQRPQSWASSGPFGCETERLRAESEADKAKQNNLLHAKRSGLPLKKDSFSENSSCLQGGNLQIDNRGRHFLESNISEENVYKRIVKKKSPCSCIEDGGVCKEDAEFPFYLEDEHCRCKAGTVSELVDRTASEFQNVHLSNYMASVNLAPKNGVKHSPKTDKKSELLFSYDCARHPGSMELEREGFTDNSHLLYRKGHDGDTCTSAHLDDNSEHLSPGHAPSDTQGWGTAVSLKASQVSTCPAQHDTATNKRDIRYKGSASLAESLDGSKEHPTPDCTEESWLCSQVLLRGHRKAEESGLTGCGKGSAVAGSCQADSGAGTWQSFTREEGEGAARCALGSWSTEVRAPPGQQEQLVQNTCPVSPEQNHSEGTETHSITGDSGIDSPRWTEKKMKLPAKF; translated from the exons gTGATGTGACCCCTGCTGTCATGGATCCTCtcttgcagccaggctctgttCCTTTGGCAGAAGAAATATGCTGGACCATATCAGACATGAATGCAGATCATGTGCTGGTCACTCAGGAAGCTTTAACAGAGCAGTTAGTGAAAAATTATCCAG GAGAAGGATATTTCATTGTGACTCCCAACACTTACTTTATCACACATGATGCCACAGAAGACAAGAGAAGGATCCTGTTGGAGGACAGTTGTTGCTGTTCATCACCTTCCATCACTTACCTGGTAAACATTAAGCCCTGCACAGACCTAGTGAAAGAAAGCATTCCTACAGTACCCTGTTGCAGATCCTGCCATTGCTTCCCTCACCAAAAGATGCTCTGTGAACAAAGGCATCAGCAGGTGATGAGCCATGGATCTaagggagagggaaagagaggctGCAGTGAATTGAAGTCTTCAATTCGAACTCGAGGCATCTCCACATCTGCTGAGAACCATTCCTGGGACGCCATCAAATCCCTGACATCTGTGAAAGCAAAGctgaaaagcaaaatgtttgGCCTTGGCCTTTTCTGGAGAAGTGGttctaagaaagaaaaacacaagaaaGAGTACTCCACTTTTTCAGGCCAGTTTCCTCCCCAGGAGTGGCCAGTCAGGGATGAAGATGACTTAGACAACATCCCATGTGATATTGAACATGAAATCATCAAGCGTGTTAACCCTACTCTCACAGTTGATAATTTGATTAAACACACAATATTAATGCAGAGGTTTGAGGAGCAGAAAAAATGTATcagtaaagagaaaaaatacatcAGTAATGGTACCTTGGCTGAAGTGCCAACACTCAGGCAAAACCATCTTTCAAAGGATTGTATTCAAAGGGCACCAAGTAAAACAGCAAAACACACCAGGAAAACCaaatcaaagaagaaaaagcagattagcagggccagcaggaaaTCTCACATACAGAAGCCAACATCCCAAAATGTGAAACTGGAAGGGAGCTTTCCACTGCCCATCAAAAACCCAGAGCCACCTGATGCAGCAGTGGAGTCCCACGCGATATACAAGAAGCAGATTAAGAATCCCTTCCAGGGCCTGCCATGGAGACCTCGCAGCTTTCATGCCAGAGGGCACCAAGGTGGTGGCAACAGTCGGCTCAAGGGCCAGACTCAAAGGGGAGGAAGGGCTTCCCAAAGGCCACAGTCCTGGGCCTCCTCAGGACCCTTTGGCTGTGAAACTGAAAGGCTGCGTGCAGAAAGTGAGGCTGACAAAGCTAAGCAAAACAACCTACTCCATGCTAAGAGGTCTGGCCTTCCATTAAAGAAAGACAGCTTCAGTGAAAATAGCAGTTGTCTACAAGGAGGTAATCTGCAAATAGATAACAGAGGCAGACACTTCCTGGAAAGcaatatttcagaagaaaatgtctATAAAagaatagtaaaaaaaaaatccccttgcTCCTGCATTGAAGATGGTGGTGTGTGCAAAGAGGATGCAGAATTTCCATTCTACCTGGAAGATGAGCATTGCAGATGCAAAGCAGGCACTGTAAGTGAGCTGGTAGATCGAACAGCCAGTGAGTTTCAAAATGTCCATCTTTCAAATTACATGGCCAGTGTTAATCTGGCCCCAAAAAATGGTGTGAAACACAGCCCAAAGACTGATAAAAAGAGTGAACTTCTATTTAGCTATGACTGTGCCAGGCATCCTGGATCAATggagctggaaagggaaggGTTTACTGACAACTCCCACCTTCTGTACCGAAAGGGACACGATGGTGACACCTGCACCTCGGCACATCTGGATGACAATTCTGAACACCTGTCCCCTGGCCATGCCCCCTCAGACACACAAGGCTGGGGTACAGCTGTGTCCCTGAAAGCCTCTCAGGTCAGtacctgccctgcccagcacgaCACAGCCACAAATAAACGTGATATAAGGTATAAGGGGAGTGCCAGCCTTGCAGAATCACTCGATGGCTCAAAGGAGCATCCAACACCAGACTGCACAGAGGAAAGCTGGCTGTGCAGTCAGGTTCTCCTGAGAGGCCACAGAAAGGCTGAAGAAAGTGGCCTCACTGGCTGTGGGAAGGGCTCAGCCGTGGCAGGTTCCTGCCAGGCTGACTCTGGTGCTGGCACGTGGCAGAGCTTCACCCGTGAGGAGGGCGAAGGAGCAGCGCGCTGTGCTTTGGGCTCGTGGAGCACAGAAGTGAGAGCCCCCCCAGGACAGCAAGAGCAGCTTGTGCAGAATACCTGTCCTGTGAGCCCAGAACAGAACCACTCAGAAGGGACAGAAACCCACAGCATCACAGGAGACA
- the STOX1 gene encoding storkhead-box protein 1 isoform X4 — translation MGWLVECKCDVTPAVMDPLLQPGSVPLAEEICWTISDMNADHVLVTQEALTEQLVKNYPGEGYFIVTPNTYFITHDATEDKRRILLEDSCCCSSPSITYLVNIKPCTDLVKESIPTVPCCRSCHCFPHQKMLCEQRHQQVMSHGSKGEGKRGCSELKSSIRTRGISTSAENHSWDAIKSLTSVKAKLKSKMFGLGLFWRSGSKKEKHKKEYSTFSGQFPPQEWPVRDEDDLDNIPCDIEHEIIKRVNPTLTVDNLIKHTILMQRFEEQKKCISKEKKYISNGTLAEVPTLRQNHLSKDCIQRAPSKTAKHTRKTKSKKKKQISRASRKSHIQKPTSQNVKLEGSFPLPIKNPEPPDAAVESHAIYKKQIKNPFQGLPWRPRSFHARGHQGGGNSRLKGQTQRGGRASQRPQSWASSGPFGCETERLRAESEADKAKQNNLLHAKRSGLPLKKDSFSENSSCLQGGNLQIDNRGRHFLESNISEENVYKRIVKKKSPCSCIEDGGVCKEDAEFPFYLEDEHCRCKAGTVSELVDRTASEFQNVHLSNYMASVNLAPKNGVKHSPKTDKKSELLFSYDCARHPGSMELEREGFTDNSHLLYRKGHDGDTCTSAHLDDNSEHLSPGHAPSDTQGWGTAVSLKASQVSTCPAQHDTATNKRDIRYKGSASLAESLDGSKEHPTPDCTEESWLCSQVLLRGHRKAEESGLTGCGKGSAVAGSCQADSGAGTWQSFTREEGEGAARCALGSWSTEVRAPPGQQEQLVQNTCPVSPEQNHSEGTETHSITGDSGIDSPRWTEKKMKLPAKF, via the exons gTGATGTGACCCCTGCTGTCATGGATCCTCtcttgcagccaggctctgttCCTTTGGCAGAAGAAATATGCTGGACCATATCAGACATGAATGCAGATCATGTGCTGGTCACTCAGGAAGCTTTAACAGAGCAGTTAGTGAAAAATTATCCAG GAGAAGGATATTTCATTGTGACTCCCAACACTTACTTTATCACACATGATGCCACAGAAGACAAGAGAAGGATCCTGTTGGAGGACAGTTGTTGCTGTTCATCACCTTCCATCACTTACCTGGTAAACATTAAGCCCTGCACAGACCTAGTGAAAGAAAGCATTCCTACAGTACCCTGTTGCAGATCCTGCCATTGCTTCCCTCACCAAAAGATGCTCTGTGAACAAAGGCATCAGCAGGTGATGAGCCATGGATCTaagggagagggaaagagaggctGCAGTGAATTGAAGTCTTCAATTCGAACTCGAGGCATCTCCACATCTGCTGAGAACCATTCCTGGGACGCCATCAAATCCCTGACATCTGTGAAAGCAAAGctgaaaagcaaaatgtttgGCCTTGGCCTTTTCTGGAGAAGTGGttctaagaaagaaaaacacaagaaaGAGTACTCCACTTTTTCAGGCCAGTTTCCTCCCCAGGAGTGGCCAGTCAGGGATGAAGATGACTTAGACAACATCCCATGTGATATTGAACATGAAATCATCAAGCGTGTTAACCCTACTCTCACAGTTGATAATTTGATTAAACACACAATATTAATGCAGAGGTTTGAGGAGCAGAAAAAATGTATcagtaaagagaaaaaatacatcAGTAATGGTACCTTGGCTGAAGTGCCAACACTCAGGCAAAACCATCTTTCAAAGGATTGTATTCAAAGGGCACCAAGTAAAACAGCAAAACACACCAGGAAAACCaaatcaaagaagaaaaagcagattagcagggccagcaggaaaTCTCACATACAGAAGCCAACATCCCAAAATGTGAAACTGGAAGGGAGCTTTCCACTGCCCATCAAAAACCCAGAGCCACCTGATGCAGCAGTGGAGTCCCACGCGATATACAAGAAGCAGATTAAGAATCCCTTCCAGGGCCTGCCATGGAGACCTCGCAGCTTTCATGCCAGAGGGCACCAAGGTGGTGGCAACAGTCGGCTCAAGGGCCAGACTCAAAGGGGAGGAAGGGCTTCCCAAAGGCCACAGTCCTGGGCCTCCTCAGGACCCTTTGGCTGTGAAACTGAAAGGCTGCGTGCAGAAAGTGAGGCTGACAAAGCTAAGCAAAACAACCTACTCCATGCTAAGAGGTCTGGCCTTCCATTAAAGAAAGACAGCTTCAGTGAAAATAGCAGTTGTCTACAAGGAGGTAATCTGCAAATAGATAACAGAGGCAGACACTTCCTGGAAAGcaatatttcagaagaaaatgtctATAAAagaatagtaaaaaaaaaatccccttgcTCCTGCATTGAAGATGGTGGTGTGTGCAAAGAGGATGCAGAATTTCCATTCTACCTGGAAGATGAGCATTGCAGATGCAAAGCAGGCACTGTAAGTGAGCTGGTAGATCGAACAGCCAGTGAGTTTCAAAATGTCCATCTTTCAAATTACATGGCCAGTGTTAATCTGGCCCCAAAAAATGGTGTGAAACACAGCCCAAAGACTGATAAAAAGAGTGAACTTCTATTTAGCTATGACTGTGCCAGGCATCCTGGATCAATggagctggaaagggaaggGTTTACTGACAACTCCCACCTTCTGTACCGAAAGGGACACGATGGTGACACCTGCACCTCGGCACATCTGGATGACAATTCTGAACACCTGTCCCCTGGCCATGCCCCCTCAGACACACAAGGCTGGGGTACAGCTGTGTCCCTGAAAGCCTCTCAGGTCAGtacctgccctgcccagcacgaCACAGCCACAAATAAACGTGATATAAGGTATAAGGGGAGTGCCAGCCTTGCAGAATCACTCGATGGCTCAAAGGAGCATCCAACACCAGACTGCACAGAGGAAAGCTGGCTGTGCAGTCAGGTTCTCCTGAGAGGCCACAGAAAGGCTGAAGAAAGTGGCCTCACTGGCTGTGGGAAGGGCTCAGCCGTGGCAGGTTCCTGCCAGGCTGACTCTGGTGCTGGCACGTGGCAGAGCTTCACCCGTGAGGAGGGCGAAGGAGCAGCGCGCTGTGCTTTGGGCTCGTGGAGCACAGAAGTGAGAGCCCCCCCAGGACAGCAAGAGCAGCTTGTGCAGAATACCTGTCCTGTGAGCCCAGAACAGAACCACTCAGAAGGGACAGAAACCCACAGCATCACAGGAGACA
- the STOX1 gene encoding storkhead-box protein 1 isoform X1: MQIFDCVFNLPALMKLFAKMRNSSHLDFSRFLTKGWDVGNQTMLFLGNIFCTGDVTPAVMDPLLQPGSVPLAEEICWTISDMNADHVLVTQEALTEQLVKNYPGEGYFIVTPNTYFITHDATEDKRRILLEDSCCCSSPSITYLVNIKPCTDLVKESIPTVPCCRSCHCFPHQKMLCEQRHQQVMSHGSKGEGKRGCSELKSSIRTRGISTSAENHSWDAIKSLTSVKAKLKSKMFGLGLFWRSGSKKEKHKKEYSTFSGQFPPQEWPVRDEDDLDNIPCDIEHEIIKRVNPTLTVDNLIKHTILMQRFEEQKKCISKEKKYISNGTLAEVPTLRQNHLSKDCIQRAPSKTAKHTRKTKSKKKKQISRASRKSHIQKPTSQNVKLEGSFPLPIKNPEPPDAAVESHAIYKKQIKNPFQGLPWRPRSFHARGHQGGGNSRLKGQTQRGGRASQRPQSWASSGPFGCETERLRAESEADKAKQNNLLHAKRSGLPLKKDSFSENSSCLQGGNLQIDNRGRHFLESNISEENVYKRIVKKKSPCSCIEDGGVCKEDAEFPFYLEDEHCRCKAGTVSELVDRTASEFQNVHLSNYMASVNLAPKNGVKHSPKTDKKSELLFSYDCARHPGSMELEREGFTDNSHLLYRKGHDGDTCTSAHLDDNSEHLSPGHAPSDTQGWGTAVSLKASQVSTCPAQHDTATNKRDIRYKGSASLAESLDGSKEHPTPDCTEESWLCSQVLLRGHRKAEESGLTGCGKGSAVAGSCQADSGAGTWQSFTREEGEGAARCALGSWSTEVRAPPGQQEQLVQNTCPVSPEQNHSEGTETHSITGDSGIDSPRWTEKKMKLPAKF, translated from the exons gTGATGTGACCCCTGCTGTCATGGATCCTCtcttgcagccaggctctgttCCTTTGGCAGAAGAAATATGCTGGACCATATCAGACATGAATGCAGATCATGTGCTGGTCACTCAGGAAGCTTTAACAGAGCAGTTAGTGAAAAATTATCCAG GAGAAGGATATTTCATTGTGACTCCCAACACTTACTTTATCACACATGATGCCACAGAAGACAAGAGAAGGATCCTGTTGGAGGACAGTTGTTGCTGTTCATCACCTTCCATCACTTACCTGGTAAACATTAAGCCCTGCACAGACCTAGTGAAAGAAAGCATTCCTACAGTACCCTGTTGCAGATCCTGCCATTGCTTCCCTCACCAAAAGATGCTCTGTGAACAAAGGCATCAGCAGGTGATGAGCCATGGATCTaagggagagggaaagagaggctGCAGTGAATTGAAGTCTTCAATTCGAACTCGAGGCATCTCCACATCTGCTGAGAACCATTCCTGGGACGCCATCAAATCCCTGACATCTGTGAAAGCAAAGctgaaaagcaaaatgtttgGCCTTGGCCTTTTCTGGAGAAGTGGttctaagaaagaaaaacacaagaaaGAGTACTCCACTTTTTCAGGCCAGTTTCCTCCCCAGGAGTGGCCAGTCAGGGATGAAGATGACTTAGACAACATCCCATGTGATATTGAACATGAAATCATCAAGCGTGTTAACCCTACTCTCACAGTTGATAATTTGATTAAACACACAATATTAATGCAGAGGTTTGAGGAGCAGAAAAAATGTATcagtaaagagaaaaaatacatcAGTAATGGTACCTTGGCTGAAGTGCCAACACTCAGGCAAAACCATCTTTCAAAGGATTGTATTCAAAGGGCACCAAGTAAAACAGCAAAACACACCAGGAAAACCaaatcaaagaagaaaaagcagattagcagggccagcaggaaaTCTCACATACAGAAGCCAACATCCCAAAATGTGAAACTGGAAGGGAGCTTTCCACTGCCCATCAAAAACCCAGAGCCACCTGATGCAGCAGTGGAGTCCCACGCGATATACAAGAAGCAGATTAAGAATCCCTTCCAGGGCCTGCCATGGAGACCTCGCAGCTTTCATGCCAGAGGGCACCAAGGTGGTGGCAACAGTCGGCTCAAGGGCCAGACTCAAAGGGGAGGAAGGGCTTCCCAAAGGCCACAGTCCTGGGCCTCCTCAGGACCCTTTGGCTGTGAAACTGAAAGGCTGCGTGCAGAAAGTGAGGCTGACAAAGCTAAGCAAAACAACCTACTCCATGCTAAGAGGTCTGGCCTTCCATTAAAGAAAGACAGCTTCAGTGAAAATAGCAGTTGTCTACAAGGAGGTAATCTGCAAATAGATAACAGAGGCAGACACTTCCTGGAAAGcaatatttcagaagaaaatgtctATAAAagaatagtaaaaaaaaaatccccttgcTCCTGCATTGAAGATGGTGGTGTGTGCAAAGAGGATGCAGAATTTCCATTCTACCTGGAAGATGAGCATTGCAGATGCAAAGCAGGCACTGTAAGTGAGCTGGTAGATCGAACAGCCAGTGAGTTTCAAAATGTCCATCTTTCAAATTACATGGCCAGTGTTAATCTGGCCCCAAAAAATGGTGTGAAACACAGCCCAAAGACTGATAAAAAGAGTGAACTTCTATTTAGCTATGACTGTGCCAGGCATCCTGGATCAATggagctggaaagggaaggGTTTACTGACAACTCCCACCTTCTGTACCGAAAGGGACACGATGGTGACACCTGCACCTCGGCACATCTGGATGACAATTCTGAACACCTGTCCCCTGGCCATGCCCCCTCAGACACACAAGGCTGGGGTACAGCTGTGTCCCTGAAAGCCTCTCAGGTCAGtacctgccctgcccagcacgaCACAGCCACAAATAAACGTGATATAAGGTATAAGGGGAGTGCCAGCCTTGCAGAATCACTCGATGGCTCAAAGGAGCATCCAACACCAGACTGCACAGAGGAAAGCTGGCTGTGCAGTCAGGTTCTCCTGAGAGGCCACAGAAAGGCTGAAGAAAGTGGCCTCACTGGCTGTGGGAAGGGCTCAGCCGTGGCAGGTTCCTGCCAGGCTGACTCTGGTGCTGGCACGTGGCAGAGCTTCACCCGTGAGGAGGGCGAAGGAGCAGCGCGCTGTGCTTTGGGCTCGTGGAGCACAGAAGTGAGAGCCCCCCCAGGACAGCAAGAGCAGCTTGTGCAGAATACCTGTCCTGTGAGCCCAGAACAGAACCACTCAGAAGGGACAGAAACCCACAGCATCACAGGAGACA
- the STOX1 gene encoding storkhead-box protein 1 isoform X3, with protein sequence MQSLSVCARTSGDVTPAVMDPLLQPGSVPLAEEICWTISDMNADHVLVTQEALTEQLVKNYPGEGYFIVTPNTYFITHDATEDKRRILLEDSCCCSSPSITYLVNIKPCTDLVKESIPTVPCCRSCHCFPHQKMLCEQRHQQVMSHGSKGEGKRGCSELKSSIRTRGISTSAENHSWDAIKSLTSVKAKLKSKMFGLGLFWRSGSKKEKHKKEYSTFSGQFPPQEWPVRDEDDLDNIPCDIEHEIIKRVNPTLTVDNLIKHTILMQRFEEQKKCISKEKKYISNGTLAEVPTLRQNHLSKDCIQRAPSKTAKHTRKTKSKKKKQISRASRKSHIQKPTSQNVKLEGSFPLPIKNPEPPDAAVESHAIYKKQIKNPFQGLPWRPRSFHARGHQGGGNSRLKGQTQRGGRASQRPQSWASSGPFGCETERLRAESEADKAKQNNLLHAKRSGLPLKKDSFSENSSCLQGGNLQIDNRGRHFLESNISEENVYKRIVKKKSPCSCIEDGGVCKEDAEFPFYLEDEHCRCKAGTVSELVDRTASEFQNVHLSNYMASVNLAPKNGVKHSPKTDKKSELLFSYDCARHPGSMELEREGFTDNSHLLYRKGHDGDTCTSAHLDDNSEHLSPGHAPSDTQGWGTAVSLKASQVSTCPAQHDTATNKRDIRYKGSASLAESLDGSKEHPTPDCTEESWLCSQVLLRGHRKAEESGLTGCGKGSAVAGSCQADSGAGTWQSFTREEGEGAARCALGSWSTEVRAPPGQQEQLVQNTCPVSPEQNHSEGTETHSITGDSGIDSPRWTEKKMKLPAKF encoded by the exons gTGATGTGACCCCTGCTGTCATGGATCCTCtcttgcagccaggctctgttCCTTTGGCAGAAGAAATATGCTGGACCATATCAGACATGAATGCAGATCATGTGCTGGTCACTCAGGAAGCTTTAACAGAGCAGTTAGTGAAAAATTATCCAG GAGAAGGATATTTCATTGTGACTCCCAACACTTACTTTATCACACATGATGCCACAGAAGACAAGAGAAGGATCCTGTTGGAGGACAGTTGTTGCTGTTCATCACCTTCCATCACTTACCTGGTAAACATTAAGCCCTGCACAGACCTAGTGAAAGAAAGCATTCCTACAGTACCCTGTTGCAGATCCTGCCATTGCTTCCCTCACCAAAAGATGCTCTGTGAACAAAGGCATCAGCAGGTGATGAGCCATGGATCTaagggagagggaaagagaggctGCAGTGAATTGAAGTCTTCAATTCGAACTCGAGGCATCTCCACATCTGCTGAGAACCATTCCTGGGACGCCATCAAATCCCTGACATCTGTGAAAGCAAAGctgaaaagcaaaatgtttgGCCTTGGCCTTTTCTGGAGAAGTGGttctaagaaagaaaaacacaagaaaGAGTACTCCACTTTTTCAGGCCAGTTTCCTCCCCAGGAGTGGCCAGTCAGGGATGAAGATGACTTAGACAACATCCCATGTGATATTGAACATGAAATCATCAAGCGTGTTAACCCTACTCTCACAGTTGATAATTTGATTAAACACACAATATTAATGCAGAGGTTTGAGGAGCAGAAAAAATGTATcagtaaagagaaaaaatacatcAGTAATGGTACCTTGGCTGAAGTGCCAACACTCAGGCAAAACCATCTTTCAAAGGATTGTATTCAAAGGGCACCAAGTAAAACAGCAAAACACACCAGGAAAACCaaatcaaagaagaaaaagcagattagcagggccagcaggaaaTCTCACATACAGAAGCCAACATCCCAAAATGTGAAACTGGAAGGGAGCTTTCCACTGCCCATCAAAAACCCAGAGCCACCTGATGCAGCAGTGGAGTCCCACGCGATATACAAGAAGCAGATTAAGAATCCCTTCCAGGGCCTGCCATGGAGACCTCGCAGCTTTCATGCCAGAGGGCACCAAGGTGGTGGCAACAGTCGGCTCAAGGGCCAGACTCAAAGGGGAGGAAGGGCTTCCCAAAGGCCACAGTCCTGGGCCTCCTCAGGACCCTTTGGCTGTGAAACTGAAAGGCTGCGTGCAGAAAGTGAGGCTGACAAAGCTAAGCAAAACAACCTACTCCATGCTAAGAGGTCTGGCCTTCCATTAAAGAAAGACAGCTTCAGTGAAAATAGCAGTTGTCTACAAGGAGGTAATCTGCAAATAGATAACAGAGGCAGACACTTCCTGGAAAGcaatatttcagaagaaaatgtctATAAAagaatagtaaaaaaaaaatccccttgcTCCTGCATTGAAGATGGTGGTGTGTGCAAAGAGGATGCAGAATTTCCATTCTACCTGGAAGATGAGCATTGCAGATGCAAAGCAGGCACTGTAAGTGAGCTGGTAGATCGAACAGCCAGTGAGTTTCAAAATGTCCATCTTTCAAATTACATGGCCAGTGTTAATCTGGCCCCAAAAAATGGTGTGAAACACAGCCCAAAGACTGATAAAAAGAGTGAACTTCTATTTAGCTATGACTGTGCCAGGCATCCTGGATCAATggagctggaaagggaaggGTTTACTGACAACTCCCACCTTCTGTACCGAAAGGGACACGATGGTGACACCTGCACCTCGGCACATCTGGATGACAATTCTGAACACCTGTCCCCTGGCCATGCCCCCTCAGACACACAAGGCTGGGGTACAGCTGTGTCCCTGAAAGCCTCTCAGGTCAGtacctgccctgcccagcacgaCACAGCCACAAATAAACGTGATATAAGGTATAAGGGGAGTGCCAGCCTTGCAGAATCACTCGATGGCTCAAAGGAGCATCCAACACCAGACTGCACAGAGGAAAGCTGGCTGTGCAGTCAGGTTCTCCTGAGAGGCCACAGAAAGGCTGAAGAAAGTGGCCTCACTGGCTGTGGGAAGGGCTCAGCCGTGGCAGGTTCCTGCCAGGCTGACTCTGGTGCTGGCACGTGGCAGAGCTTCACCCGTGAGGAGGGCGAAGGAGCAGCGCGCTGTGCTTTGGGCTCGTGGAGCACAGAAGTGAGAGCCCCCCCAGGACAGCAAGAGCAGCTTGTGCAGAATACCTGTCCTGTGAGCCCAGAACAGAACCACTCAGAAGGGACAGAAACCCACAGCATCACAGGAGACA